One stretch of Planctomycetaceae bacterium DNA includes these proteins:
- a CDS encoding DUF296 domain-containing protein, with protein MDYQVGGVGRVIVMRGFEGEDVYQEIEGLARREGVKSAAVLVVGGLRKGKVVVGPKDPNGPIEPLYKEFNDAREIAGVGTLFCDETGPKLHLHGAIGRGDEAINGCPRGGATVFCVLEVVMIEITGTTACRAPDPQLALKLLNFA; from the coding sequence ATGGACTACCAGGTTGGCGGCGTCGGCAGAGTGATCGTCATGCGCGGGTTCGAGGGCGAGGACGTCTACCAGGAGATCGAAGGGCTCGCCCGGCGCGAGGGCGTCAAGAGCGCCGCGGTGCTGGTGGTGGGGGGGCTGCGAAAGGGCAAGGTGGTGGTCGGTCCCAAGGACCCCAACGGCCCCATCGAGCCGCTGTACAAGGAGTTCAACGATGCCCGCGAGATCGCCGGCGTCGGGACCCTTTTCTGCGACGAAACCGGACCCAAACTGCATCTTCACGGCGCTATCGGCCGAGGCGATGAGGCGATCAACGGTTGTCCCCGTGGCGGGGCGACGGTCTTCTGCGTTCTGGAAGTAGTGATGATCGAGATAACCGGAACGACCGCCTGCCGCGCTCCAGACCCGCAATTGGCCCTGAAGCTGCTCAATTTCGCATAG